In Providencia sneebia DSM 19967, one DNA window encodes the following:
- the mrcA gene encoding peptidoglycan glycosyltransferase/peptidoglycan DD-transpeptidase MrcA, with the protein MKFVKYFFILVICCIFLGAASIFGMYKYVEGELPDVATMKDIRLQTPMQVFSADGELIAQYGEKRRIPLSLNEIPPIMVKAFIATEDSRFYEHHGIDPIGIFRAVSVMASSGHASQGASTITQQLARNFYLSPEKTLMRKAKEAFLAIRIEQLFTKDEIMELYLNKIYLGNRAYGVGAAAYVYFGKTVDQLTLSEIAMIAGLPKAPSTFNPLYSYDRAINRRNVVLSRMYEEKYITQEEYEKAKSEKIVASYHAPKIDFSAPYLAEMARQTLYEKYGEDAYTDGYKVYTTVVRKDQLAATEAVRNNLIDYDIRHGYRGPTEVLWTPPEPAWTTEKITEKLKKSPVYGPLLPAVVLTATENEGTVQLADGSIEQIPVAGVRWARKFISDTQQGATPRSVKSVIQPGEQIWVRKVKDIWWLGQVPDVNGAFVALNPNDGAIIALVGGFDFNMSEFNRVTQSLRQVGSNIKPFLYTAAMDKGLTLSSLLNDVPISRWDAGAGSDWRPKNSPPRYDGPIRLRQGLGQSKNVVMVRAMRAMGVDYAADYLTRFGFPAENINRTEALALGAPSFTPMQMVRGYAVMVNGGYLIDPYYIQKIEDHSDEVIFEAHPKIACPECTDIPVIYGNTQRTIELKGVDDESTEEVTESSSLDAVQEPIMDVVTATPDDADSEDKYAPHVISTPLAFLIRDAMTTNIYGEPGWSGTGWRAARDLGGRRDIGGKTGTTNSSKDAWFSGYGPDVVASAWIGFDDNRRTLGRTAASGGEAGAKSAQPIWDDFMKIILEGVPVKMMPPPKGVISVAIDSKTGKLAGSGGSSRKEYFIEGTEPKERAVQEVGTTIFEEGGGSQELF; encoded by the coding sequence GTGAAGTTCGTAAAATATTTTTTCATTTTAGTTATTTGTTGCATTTTTTTGGGAGCCGCCTCTATTTTTGGCATGTATAAATATGTCGAAGGTGAGCTACCTGATGTTGCAACAATGAAAGACATCCGCTTACAAACGCCGATGCAAGTATTCAGTGCTGATGGAGAGTTAATTGCTCAATATGGTGAAAAGCGCCGTATTCCATTAAGTTTGAATGAAATCCCTCCTATCATGGTGAAGGCATTTATCGCTACTGAAGATAGCCGTTTCTATGAGCATCATGGTATTGATCCTATTGGTATTTTCCGTGCTGTGAGTGTAATGGCATCATCGGGGCATGCATCTCAAGGCGCGAGTACAATTACTCAACAGCTAGCGAGAAATTTCTATTTAAGTCCAGAAAAAACGCTGATGCGTAAAGCGAAAGAAGCCTTCCTTGCCATCCGTATTGAGCAGCTTTTCACTAAAGATGAAATCATGGAGCTGTACCTCAATAAAATTTACCTCGGTAACAGAGCTTATGGGGTAGGTGCTGCGGCTTATGTTTATTTTGGTAAAACAGTTGATCAGTTGACGCTGAGTGAAATTGCGATGATTGCAGGGCTGCCAAAAGCGCCTTCAACATTTAATCCTCTTTATTCTTATGACCGAGCAATTAATCGCCGTAATGTTGTGCTTAGCCGTATGTATGAAGAAAAATACATTACACAAGAAGAATATGAGAAAGCTAAAAGTGAGAAGATAGTTGCCTCTTATCATGCACCGAAAATTGACTTTTCTGCGCCATATCTAGCGGAAATGGCTCGTCAAACACTGTATGAGAAATATGGTGAAGATGCTTATACCGACGGCTATAAAGTTTATACAACAGTTGTTCGTAAAGACCAATTGGCTGCAACTGAGGCTGTCCGTAATAACCTCATAGATTATGATATCCGACATGGTTATCGAGGCCCTACAGAAGTGTTATGGACACCTCCTGAGCCTGCTTGGACAACAGAAAAAATTACAGAAAAACTCAAAAAATCGCCTGTTTACGGGCCTTTATTACCAGCTGTAGTACTTACTGCAACAGAAAATGAAGGAACTGTTCAGCTAGCAGATGGTTCGATAGAGCAAATTCCGGTGGCGGGAGTGCGCTGGGCGCGTAAATTTATTTCAGATACTCAACAAGGTGCTACACCGCGTTCAGTTAAATCTGTTATTCAACCGGGTGAGCAAATTTGGGTTCGTAAAGTTAAAGATATTTGGTGGTTAGGGCAGGTTCCTGATGTTAATGGCGCTTTCGTTGCATTAAACCCTAATGATGGCGCTATTATCGCTTTAGTTGGTGGGTTTGATTTTAATATGAGCGAGTTTAACCGTGTCACTCAATCATTGCGCCAAGTTGGTTCAAATATTAAGCCGTTCTTATACACCGCAGCAATGGATAAAGGGCTGACATTATCATCATTACTTAATGATGTGCCTATTAGCCGCTGGGATGCAGGGGCTGGTTCTGATTGGCGTCCTAAGAACTCACCACCTCGTTATGATGGTCCAATTCGCTTAAGACAAGGTTTAGGGCAATCGAAAAACGTCGTTATGGTACGAGCAATGCGTGCTATGGGTGTTGATTATGCTGCTGATTATTTGACGCGTTTTGGTTTCCCTGCTGAGAATATTAATCGTACAGAAGCGCTGGCGCTTGGCGCACCATCATTTACGCCAATGCAGATGGTTCGCGGCTATGCTGTCATGGTCAATGGTGGATATTTAATTGACCCTTACTATATTCAAAAAATTGAAGATCATAGTGATGAAGTGATCTTTGAAGCGCATCCGAAAATTGCCTGTCCTGAATGTACAGATATTCCGGTTATTTATGGTAATACCCAGCGGACAATTGAGCTTAAAGGTGTTGATGACGAATCAACGGAAGAGGTGACTGAATCTTCTAGTCTAGATGCTGTTCAGGAGCCAATAATGGATGTGGTAACGGCAACGCCTGATGATGCTGATTCAGAAGACAAATATGCACCTCATGTAATTAGTACGCCATTAGCCTTTTTGATCAGAGATGCAATGACAACCAATATTTATGGTGAGCCGGGTTGGTCTGGTACGGGCTGGAGAGCTGCACGAGATTTAGGCGGGCGCCGTGACATTGGTGGTAAAACAGGAACAACTAATAGCTCAAAAGATGCTTGGTTCTCAGGTTACGGCCCAGATGTTGTTGCTTCTGCTTGGATTGGCTTTGATGATAACCGACGAACACTGGGTCGAACTGCGGCAAGTGGTGGTGAAGCTGGAGCAAAAAGCGCTCAACCAATATGGGATGATTTTATGAAAATTATCTTAGAAGGTGTTCCTGTTAAAATGATGCCGCCACCAAAAGGGGTTATTTCTGTCGCGATAGATAGCAAAACAGGAAAATTAGCGGGTAGCGGCGGCAGTTCTCGTAAAGAGTATTTTATTGAAGGGACAGAGCCTAAAGAGCGCGCAGTCCAAGAGGTTGGGACAACCATATTTGAAGAGGGCGGCGGAAGCCAAGAGCTATTCTAG
- the nudE gene encoding ADP compounds hydrolase NudE, whose protein sequence is MTELKKPQILNIQDVAQSKLFGIQSVDLKFSNGEKRTYERMRPAKREAVLIVPIIDDSLILIQEYAVGIEDYELGFPKGAIDPGETPIEAAQRELKEEIGFGANKITQIAKLTMSPSYFSSKMNILIASELYSEKLEGDEPEPLQQVRWPISRMMELLEHPDFNEARNISALFYLERFLKDREKK, encoded by the coding sequence ATGACAGAGCTTAAAAAGCCACAAATATTAAATATTCAGGATGTTGCTCAATCCAAATTATTCGGTATCCAATCTGTTGATCTCAAATTCAGTAATGGTGAAAAACGGACTTATGAAAGAATGCGCCCAGCAAAACGGGAAGCTGTTCTCATTGTTCCGATCATTGATGACAGTTTAATTCTTATTCAAGAATATGCTGTTGGTATTGAAGACTACGAGTTAGGTTTTCCAAAAGGCGCCATTGATCCTGGAGAAACGCCCATTGAAGCCGCTCAGAGAGAATTAAAAGAAGAGATTGGTTTCGGTGCTAATAAAATCACGCAAATTGCTAAACTGACTATGTCACCTTCTTACTTTTCTAGCAAGATGAACATTCTCATTGCGTCTGAGCTTTATAGTGAAAAACTAGAAGGTGATGAACCTGAGCCATTACAGCAGGTCAGATGGCCAATTTCTCGCATGATGGAACTGCTTGAACATCCAGATTTTAATGAAGCACGTAATATTAGCGCACTATTTTATCTAGAACGTTTTTTGAAGGATCGAGAGAAAAAGTAG